From Spirosoma aerolatum, one genomic window encodes:
- a CDS encoding SusC/RagA family TonB-linked outer membrane protein produces the protein MRKPLSSKFLHLVMYGWLPLLLLYGDVWGQATQSYRFNGRILDEKGTGLPGATVVLKGDAKSGTTSDADGKFTINLPTGGGTLVVSAIGYLGQEVAVTSQTTLDITMAPDIKTLNEVVVVGYGTQKKENLTGAVAAITIDDKISSRAVANVSSGLSGLVPGLSVQQSTGQAGRSGAALIIRGLGTVNNSGPLIVVDGMPDVDINRIDMNDVASISVLKDAASASVYGSRASNGVVLITTKNGSQNKKAQINYTGTYGLSQPTNFYNYFADYPRSLTMHLRASGAGASSTTYRYGTVEEWLSKGLVDPIKYPNTDWWKTILRDHGRIQTHNISASGGNDKMNFYLSAGLYDELGVLINHDYKRFNTRFNLDYKIRDNVKVGIRTDGQWSNQKYANSEGFITYTGTAGYDIRYAVAGILPYNSATGQYGGIMAYGEDAFARNMLSQFEVNHNFRDRQEFNGNLYGEWTPISGLTVRGDYGLRYYNQFTKSYSDPTDEWNFQTGQLARTLVAASAGISNAVNSGYKTLLQGRITYNKTLFGNHQLSLLGAYTEEYWFNRNLSASRQDRINPLLSEIDAALTTTQSAGGNSDAEGLRSGIGRINYVINDKYLFEVNARYDGSSKFLPGFQYGFFPSASAGWRFSDESFFKRFSSVVSSGKLRASIGKLGNNSGVGRYEQRDIFNLTNYIFNGKIVKGFSSAKIINEDFSWEETNVTNVGLDLGFFGGRLTSELDLYQKLTTGMIRPSSLSTFLSGYNAPRVNIGKLQNRGVELNVTYRSKIRDANVGATLNFAYNRNRLLEWNEFLSKGYTYLNLPYHFAYSRVSTGIAQSWEDIANAPFQGQYFAPGDILYKDLNGDGQITDEDRQAQPQFNRDQPVSTYGLNLFGNWRGFDVSILWQAATGRKDFWLEPFNQVNVPSARNAFQDYHWYNSWSLDNRGATLPRLLTGSGGNNQAESTFWLDDFSYLRLKNIQAGYNVPSKYASRIGMSRIRVYVTAENLLTFTRYRGVDPEKSTSVTDADNNDDPFPLLKSYSFGLNLSF, from the coding sequence ATGCGTAAACCTTTATCTTCCAAATTTCTGCATTTGGTAATGTATGGGTGGCTGCCTCTCCTGCTGCTGTATGGAGACGTTTGGGGGCAGGCAACTCAAAGCTACCGATTCAATGGCCGCATTCTCGACGAAAAAGGAACCGGTCTGCCCGGTGCCACCGTCGTGCTGAAAGGCGATGCCAAGTCGGGAACCACTTCCGATGCCGACGGCAAATTCACGATCAATCTGCCGACTGGCGGAGGGACATTGGTGGTATCGGCCATCGGTTATCTGGGACAGGAAGTCGCCGTCACCAGCCAGACCACGCTCGATATTACGATGGCCCCCGACATCAAAACCCTGAACGAAGTGGTGGTCGTCGGCTATGGCACGCAGAAGAAAGAGAACCTGACGGGGGCCGTTGCCGCCATTACCATCGACGACAAAATTTCGAGCCGGGCGGTTGCCAACGTATCGTCGGGGCTATCGGGCTTAGTACCGGGGCTATCAGTTCAGCAGTCGACGGGGCAGGCGGGGCGTAGTGGGGCCGCGCTGATCATTCGGGGATTGGGTACCGTCAATAATTCCGGTCCGCTGATCGTGGTCGATGGGATGCCCGATGTCGACATCAACCGGATCGACATGAACGACGTGGCCAGCATTTCGGTCCTGAAAGATGCCGCTTCAGCGTCGGTTTATGGGTCACGGGCATCGAACGGGGTAGTGCTGATCACAACTAAAAACGGGTCGCAGAACAAGAAAGCACAGATCAACTACACGGGTACGTATGGTCTCTCACAGCCAACCAATTTCTACAATTACTTTGCCGACTACCCCCGTTCGCTGACCATGCACCTGCGGGCATCGGGAGCCGGTGCGTCCTCGACCACCTATCGCTACGGAACCGTTGAAGAATGGCTCTCGAAAGGGCTGGTCGACCCCATCAAATACCCTAATACCGACTGGTGGAAAACCATTCTGCGCGATCACGGCCGGATTCAGACACACAACATTTCGGCATCGGGCGGCAACGACAAGATGAACTTTTACCTGTCGGCTGGGCTCTACGACGAACTGGGTGTCCTGATCAACCACGACTACAAACGGTTTAATACCCGTTTCAATCTGGACTACAAAATTCGCGACAACGTCAAGGTGGGTATCCGAACCGATGGTCAGTGGTCGAATCAGAAGTATGCCAACTCAGAAGGATTCATTACCTATACCGGCACGGCAGGTTATGATATTCGCTACGCCGTTGCGGGGATTCTGCCCTACAACTCAGCCACTGGCCAGTATGGAGGTATTATGGCGTACGGCGAAGATGCCTTTGCCCGCAACATGCTTTCCCAATTCGAGGTCAACCACAACTTCCGCGACCGGCAGGAGTTCAACGGGAACCTCTATGGCGAATGGACGCCCATTTCAGGTCTGACCGTCCGGGGCGATTATGGCCTTCGTTATTACAACCAGTTCACCAAAAGCTACTCCGATCCTACCGACGAGTGGAACTTCCAGACGGGCCAGTTGGCACGAACCCTGGTAGCCGCCAGCGCGGGCATTAGCAATGCCGTTAACTCAGGCTATAAAACGCTGCTTCAGGGCCGGATCACCTACAACAAAACTCTGTTTGGCAACCATCAATTGAGCCTTTTAGGCGCTTATACCGAAGAATACTGGTTCAATCGAAACCTATCGGCCAGCCGCCAGGACCGAATCAACCCACTCCTGAGCGAAATCGATGCCGCCTTAACGACAACCCAATCGGCGGGGGGGAACTCCGATGCCGAAGGGCTCCGGTCGGGCATTGGCCGTATCAATTACGTAATCAACGACAAGTACCTGTTCGAAGTCAATGCCCGCTATGACGGTTCCAGTAAGTTTCTGCCCGGATTCCAGTACGGTTTCTTTCCATCGGCATCGGCAGGCTGGCGTTTCTCCGACGAGTCGTTCTTCAAACGGTTCTCGTCGGTGGTATCGTCGGGTAAACTGCGGGCATCAATCGGTAAGTTGGGAAATAACTCAGGCGTAGGCCGATACGAGCAACGGGATATCTTTAACCTGACCAACTACATCTTCAACGGTAAGATTGTCAAAGGCTTCAGTTCGGCAAAGATCATCAACGAAGATTTCTCCTGGGAAGAAACCAACGTGACCAACGTCGGTCTGGATCTGGGCTTCTTCGGTGGCCGGTTAACCAGCGAACTCGACCTGTACCAGAAGTTGACCACGGGTATGATCCGGCCGTCGTCCTTGTCGACCTTCCTGTCGGGTTATAATGCACCACGGGTAAACATCGGTAAACTCCAGAACCGTGGGGTTGAACTAAACGTGACCTATCGCTCCAAAATCCGGGATGCCAACGTAGGGGCTACCCTGAACTTTGCCTACAACCGGAACCGATTGCTGGAGTGGAACGAGTTTCTGAGTAAGGGCTATACCTACCTGAACCTACCCTATCACTTCGCCTACAGCCGGGTATCGACGGGGATTGCCCAAAGTTGGGAAGACATCGCCAATGCGCCCTTCCAGGGGCAGTACTTCGCACCCGGCGATATTCTTTACAAGGACCTGAACGGCGACGGACAGATCACCGACGAGGACCGACAGGCGCAACCTCAATTTAACCGCGATCAACCCGTATCGACCTATGGGCTGAACCTGTTCGGCAACTGGCGCGGCTTCGATGTCAGCATTCTGTGGCAGGCGGCTACGGGACGGAAAGACTTCTGGCTGGAACCGTTCAATCAGGTCAACGTTCCCTCGGCCCGGAACGCCTTTCAGGATTACCACTGGTACAACTCCTGGAGCCTGGATAATCGGGGCGCTACCCTTCCCCGGCTCCTCACCGGATCGGGCGGAAACAACCAGGCGGAGTCGACATTCTGGCTGGACGACTTCAGCTACCTGCGACTGAAAAATATTCAGGCGGGTTACAATGTCCCCAGCAAATATGCCAGCCGCATTGGCATGAGCCGGATTCGGGTCTACGTCACGGCCGAGAACCTG